Proteins encoded by one window of Epinephelus moara isolate mb chromosome 18, YSFRI_EMoa_1.0, whole genome shotgun sequence:
- the LOC126405993 gene encoding nucleoside diphosphate kinase B-like: MERTFIAVKPDGVQRGLCGEIIKRFEHRGFRLVAAKFIQASEDFMKQHYLDLKDMPFYGGLCKYMSSGPILAMVWEGQSIVKLVRMMLGETNPADSKPGSIRGDLCINIGRNIIHGSDTLENAKREVELWFKAEEFVSYTPCTQAFLYE; encoded by the exons atggAGCGTACCTTCATTGCTGTGAAGCCCGATGGCGTCCAGAGAGGACTCTGCGGCGAGATCATTAAGCGTTTCGAGCACAGAGGCTTCAGGCTGGTGGCTGCCAAATTCATTCAG gcCTCTGAGGACTTCATGAAGCAGCACTACCTGGACCTGAAGGACATGCCTTTCTATGGTGGACTTTGCAAGTACATGTCCTCCGGACCCATCCTCGCCATG GTGTGGGAGGGTCAGAGCATTGTGAAGCTGGTCAGGATGATGCTGGGTGAGACCAACCCCGCTGATTCCAAGCCTGGCAGCATCCGTGGAGACCTGTGCATCAACATCGGCAG GAACATCATCCACGGCAGCGACACCCTGGAGAATGCCAAGCGTGAGGTCGAACTGTGGTTCAAGGCTGAGGAGTTCGTCAGCTACACCCCCTGCACCCAGGCCTTCCTGTATGAGTAA